A part of Candidatus Cloacimonadota bacterium genomic DNA contains:
- a CDS encoding polyprenol monophosphomannose synthase produces the protein MKENKALVIVPTYNESENMPKLIPEILKQDERIELLIVDDNSPDHTADIVKQEIKKNPRIHLIERAGKMGLGSAYITGFHYGIENKYDYILEMDADFSHDPNALPNLLEAIKTADLVIGSRYCDGINVVNWPFKRLILSVFASKYVRFITGMPVKDPTGGFKCFRRKVLEELDLNRIISEGYSFQVELNYKTWKHNFRISEIPIVFEERRNGQSKMSKKIVYEAIIRVWQLRFFPRFWERIIINRKKTSDETKN, from the coding sequence ATGAAAGAAAATAAGGCATTGGTAATCGTACCAACCTATAATGAATCTGAGAATATGCCGAAGTTAATACCGGAGATCCTCAAACAAGACGAGAGAATTGAATTGCTGATCGTGGATGATAACTCACCCGATCATACAGCAGATATTGTAAAACAAGAAATAAAAAAAAATCCTCGAATTCATTTAATAGAGCGAGCTGGCAAAATGGGACTCGGTTCAGCTTATATAACAGGATTTCACTACGGTATTGAAAATAAATATGATTACATTTTAGAAATGGATGCCGATTTTTCCCACGATCCGAATGCTCTTCCAAATCTTCTCGAAGCAATTAAGACCGCTGACTTGGTAATAGGTTCGAGATATTGTGATGGAATAAATGTAGTTAATTGGCCATTTAAAAGATTGATTCTTAGTGTGTTTGCGTCAAAATATGTTCGATTTATTACAGGAATGCCCGTAAAAGATCCCACTGGTGGATTCAAATGCTTTCGCAGGAAAGTTTTGGAAGAACTTGATTTGAACAGGATAATTTCCGAAGGATATTCATTTCAGGTAGAATTGAATTACAAAACATGGAAACATAATTTTCGTATTTCCGAGATACCCATTGTATTTGAAGAACGACGTAACGGGCAATCAAAAATGTCAAAAAAAATTGTATATGAAGCAATTATTCGAGTTTGGCAATTAAGATTCTTTCCACGTTTTTGGGAGAGAATTATTATAAATAGGAAAAAAACGAGCGATGAAACTAAAAACTAA